A portion of the Stella humosa genome contains these proteins:
- a CDS encoding alpha/beta hydrolase has product MPEVIINGPEGRLEGRYSHARTPNAPVALLLHPHPQHGGTMNNKIVYNLYQAFVRRGFSSLRFNFRGVGRSQGTYDRGEGELSDAAAALDWLQTYNPNAPSCWVIGFSFGAWIGMQLLMRRPEIAGFVSVSPPANMFDFSFLAPCPSSGLIVHGDLDTLVPEEAVLKLANKLNSQRDITVTLKSIKGADHFYKDKVDQLVELVDRYVDEQIASAPARAAAGTR; this is encoded by the coding sequence ATGCCGGAAGTCATCATCAACGGCCCGGAAGGGCGCCTGGAAGGGCGCTATTCCCATGCCCGGACCCCGAATGCACCGGTCGCCCTGCTGCTGCATCCGCACCCGCAGCATGGCGGGACGATGAACAACAAAATAGTCTACAACCTGTATCAGGCATTCGTTCGCCGGGGCTTTTCGTCGCTGCGTTTCAACTTCCGCGGGGTCGGCCGCTCGCAGGGCACCTACGATCGCGGCGAAGGCGAATTGTCGGACGCGGCCGCCGCCCTGGACTGGCTGCAGACCTACAATCCGAACGCGCCGAGCTGCTGGGTGATCGGCTTTTCCTTCGGCGCGTGGATCGGCATGCAGTTGCTGATGCGCCGGCCGGAAATCGCGGGCTTCGTCTCCGTCTCGCCGCCGGCCAACATGTTCGATTTTTCGTTCCTGGCGCCCTGCCCCTCTTCCGGCCTGATCGTCCATGGCGATTTGGACACGCTGGTGCCCGAGGAAGCCGTGCTGAAGCTGGCCAACAAGCTGAACAGCCAGCGTGACATCACGGTCACCCTGAAGTCGATCAAGGGTGCGGACCATTTCTACAAGGACAAGGTCGACCAGCTGGTCGAACTGGTCGACCGCTATGTCGACGAGCAGATCGCATCGGCCCCCGCCCGCGCGGCCGCCGGCACGCGCTGA
- a CDS encoding beta-ketoacyl-ACP synthase III, protein MTVLRSVVAGFGAALPRERVTNEALVARGVDTSDEWIRQRTGIGSRHIAQPDETTVTLATAAARAAMDRAGIGPEAIDMVVLGTTTPDDTFPASATQVQAALGIHGGFAFDVQAVCSGFVYALAMADNCLRLGQARTALVIGAETFTRLLDWEDRTTCVLFGDGAGAIVLRAEPGTGTAADRGVLTTHLHSDGRHRDALYVDGGPSTTGTVGHVHMKGQEVFRHAVNRLAEVVDEALKATGVTAADIDWLVPHQANRRIIDAMGRKMGLQPEKVVVTVDRHANTSAASIPLALAEAAADGRIQPGQLVLIEAMGGGFTWGSSLIRW, encoded by the coding sequence GTGACCGTCCTGCGCTCCGTCGTGGCGGGCTTCGGCGCCGCCCTCCCGCGCGAACGCGTGACCAACGAGGCGCTGGTGGCGCGCGGGGTCGACACGTCCGACGAATGGATTCGCCAGCGCACCGGCATCGGCAGCCGCCATATCGCCCAGCCGGACGAGACGACCGTGACCCTGGCGACCGCGGCGGCACGGGCCGCGATGGACCGCGCCGGCATCGGCCCCGAAGCGATCGACATGGTCGTGCTCGGCACCACCACCCCCGACGACACATTTCCCGCCTCGGCGACCCAGGTACAGGCGGCACTCGGCATCCATGGCGGCTTTGCCTTCGACGTGCAGGCGGTCTGCTCGGGCTTCGTCTATGCCCTGGCCATGGCCGACAACTGCCTGCGGCTGGGCCAGGCCCGGACGGCGCTGGTGATCGGCGCCGAGACCTTCACCCGCCTGCTCGACTGGGAGGACCGGACGACCTGCGTGCTGTTCGGCGACGGTGCCGGCGCCATCGTGCTGCGGGCCGAGCCGGGCACGGGCACGGCTGCCGACCGCGGCGTGCTGACGACTCACCTGCATTCCGACGGCCGCCACCGCGACGCGCTCTATGTCGATGGCGGACCATCGACCACCGGCACCGTCGGCCATGTCCACATGAAGGGGCAGGAGGTCTTCCGCCACGCGGTCAACCGCTTGGCGGAGGTGGTGGACGAGGCGCTGAAGGCAACCGGGGTGACGGCGGCCGACATCGACTGGCTGGTGCCGCACCAGGCCAATCGGCGCATCATCGACGCCATGGGTCGCAAGATGGGCCTGCAGCCGGAAAAGGTCGTGGTGACGGTCGATCGCCATGCCAATACCTCGGCGGCATCGATTCCCCTGGCGCTGGCGGAAGCGGCGGCGGACGGGCGCATCCAGCCGGGCCAGCTCGTGCTGATCGAGGCCATGGGCGGCGGTTTCACCTGGGGCTCCAGCCTGATCCGCTGGTGA
- a CDS encoding NAD(P)/FAD-dependent oxidoreductase: MESLDCVVIGAGVVGLAVARALAEAGREVVVLDRAEAIGTETSSRNSEVIHAGIYYPTGSLKALLCVEGKHRLYAYCRERGVPFTDCGKLIVATDDSQVPYLHALQAKAVANGVPDLVMMTPAEVSRMEPAVRCTAALFSPSTGVIDSHSFMLALQGDAEAAGAMIAFHTPVLGGRVDGDAIILEAGGEEPMTVRCRAVVNSAGLHAPSVAAAIAGVPSQSVPPQLYAKGNYFSLLGRQPFGRLIYPIPDKHGLGVHVTIDLGRQARFGPDVEWIDEIDYDVDPRRCEGFYAAVRTYWPDLPDGALAPAYSGIRPKISGPDQPAADYRIDGPEVHGVPGLVNLFGIESPGLTAALAIADRVRDLLPPR; encoded by the coding sequence ATGGAATCCCTCGACTGCGTCGTGATCGGCGCCGGTGTCGTCGGCCTTGCCGTCGCGCGCGCCCTGGCCGAGGCCGGGCGCGAGGTTGTCGTCCTCGACCGCGCCGAAGCGATCGGCACTGAAACCAGCTCGCGCAACAGCGAGGTCATCCATGCCGGCATCTATTATCCAACCGGCAGCCTGAAGGCGCTGCTCTGCGTCGAGGGCAAGCACCGGCTCTATGCCTATTGCCGCGAGCGGGGCGTGCCCTTCACCGACTGCGGCAAGCTGATCGTGGCGACCGACGACAGCCAGGTGCCCTACCTGCATGCCCTCCAGGCCAAGGCGGTCGCCAACGGCGTGCCCGACCTGGTGATGATGACCCCGGCCGAGGTCAGCCGGATGGAGCCGGCGGTGCGCTGCACGGCAGCACTCTTCTCGCCCTCGACCGGCGTGATCGACAGCCACTCCTTCATGCTGGCGCTCCAGGGCGACGCCGAGGCGGCCGGCGCGATGATCGCCTTCCATACGCCCGTCCTGGGCGGCCGGGTCGACGGCGACGCCATCATCCTGGAAGCCGGTGGCGAGGAGCCGATGACGGTGCGCTGCCGGGCGGTCGTCAACTCGGCCGGCCTGCACGCGCCCAGCGTGGCCGCCGCCATCGCCGGCGTGCCGAGCCAGAGCGTGCCGCCGCAGCTCTATGCCAAGGGCAACTATTTCTCGCTGCTCGGCCGGCAGCCCTTCGGCCGCCTCATCTATCCCATTCCCGACAAGCACGGGCTGGGGGTCCATGTCACCATCGACCTCGGCCGGCAGGCGCGCTTCGGGCCGGACGTCGAATGGATCGACGAGATCGACTATGACGTCGACCCGCGGCGCTGCGAGGGCTTCTATGCCGCCGTCCGGACCTATTGGCCGGACCTGCCGGATGGCGCGCTGGCGCCCGCCTACAGCGGCATCCGGCCCAAGATCTCCGGGCCCGACCAGCCGGCGGCCGACTATCGCATCGACGGGCCGGAGGTGCATGGCGTGCCGGGCTTGGTCAATCTCTTCGGCATCGAATCGCCGGGCCTCACCGCTGCGCTGGCCATTGCCGACCGGGTGCGCGACCTACTGCCGCCGCGATGA
- the plsX gene encoding phosphate acyltransferase PlsX, with protein sequence MSDRLTIALDAMGGDDAPGIVIDGANLALTRFPQVDFLLFGPEPALQALLERTPKLKARCRIFHTDVAIAADAKPSLAMRNGRQSSMRLAINAVQEGHAAGVVSAGNTGALMAMAKLVLRTLPGIDRPAICSFFPTLRGESVMLDLGANIDCDADNLFQFAVMGEVFARTVLGLARPTVGLLNVGAEDQKGHESLRIVSQRLRDATLPIAFHGFIEGNDIATGTVDVIVTDGFTGNVALKTAEGTVKLFSQSLRSAFKSSPLASIGYLLARPAMQKLRRRLDPRRYNGAVFLGLNGIAVKSHGGADALGFANAIGVAVDMALHGFLDTVREEFQHLYPDLGLLPPTAAVAP encoded by the coding sequence TTGAGCGACCGTTTGACCATCGCGCTCGACGCGATGGGCGGGGATGATGCGCCAGGCATCGTCATCGACGGTGCCAACCTGGCCCTTACCCGGTTCCCGCAGGTCGATTTCCTGCTCTTCGGGCCCGAGCCGGCGCTGCAGGCGCTGCTCGAGCGGACCCCGAAGCTGAAGGCACGCTGCCGGATTTTCCATACCGACGTCGCCATTGCCGCCGACGCGAAGCCATCGCTGGCCATGCGCAACGGGCGCCAGTCGAGCATGCGGCTGGCGATCAATGCCGTGCAGGAAGGGCATGCCGCAGGCGTCGTGTCCGCCGGCAATACCGGCGCCCTGATGGCGATGGCCAAGCTGGTGCTGCGCACGCTGCCCGGCATCGACCGGCCGGCGATCTGCTCGTTCTTCCCGACGCTGCGCGGGGAGAGCGTGATGCTCGACCTCGGCGCGAACATCGATTGCGACGCCGACAACCTGTTCCAGTTCGCGGTGATGGGCGAGGTCTTCGCGCGCACCGTCCTGGGTCTGGCCCGGCCGACCGTCGGCCTGCTGAACGTCGGGGCCGAGGACCAGAAGGGCCACGAGTCGCTGCGCATCGTCAGCCAGCGCCTGCGCGACGCGACCCTGCCGATCGCCTTCCACGGCTTCATCGAGGGCAACGACATCGCGACCGGCACGGTCGACGTCATCGTCACCGACGGCTTCACCGGCAACGTCGCGCTGAAGACCGCCGAAGGCACCGTCAAGCTCTTCTCCCAGTCGCTCCGCAGCGCCTTCAAGAGCTCGCCCCTGGCCTCCATCGGATACCTCCTGGCCCGCCCGGCCATGCAGAAGCTGCGCCGCCGGCTCGATCCGCGGCGCTACAATGGCGCGGTCTTCCTCGGCCTCAACGGCATCGCGGTGAAGAGCCATGGCGGCGCCGACGCGCTGGGCTTCGCCAATGCCATCGGTGTCGCCGTCGACATGGCCCTGCACGGTTTCCTCGACACCGTCCGCGAGGAGTTCCAGCATTTGTATCCCGACCTGGGCTTGCTGCCGCCGACGGCCGCGGTCGCACCGTGA
- a CDS encoding DUF177 domain-containing protein: MTTQTPPEFSRLVSVERVDRRGLERKIEADPAERAALAKRFDLIQIDRLVATVRLKSINGGTAIRLDGHIEGSVVQSCTVTLEPVPATVESDFVLLFTRQKDGEEVDIAFEDEIVEPLEGSDIDIGEAAAQELAVALDPYPRAPGVSLESLDAEVLRLQEADELEENSNSAPDRARGIHGRRED, from the coding sequence ATGACGACCCAGACCCCGCCCGAATTCTCCCGCCTCGTCTCCGTCGAGCGTGTCGATCGCCGCGGACTCGAGCGCAAGATCGAGGCCGACCCGGCCGAGCGCGCGGCACTGGCCAAGCGCTTCGACCTGATCCAGATCGACCGCCTGGTCGCCACCGTCCGGCTGAAGTCGATCAATGGCGGGACCGCGATTCGCCTGGATGGTCATATCGAGGGCAGCGTCGTCCAGTCCTGCACGGTGACGCTGGAGCCGGTGCCGGCCACCGTCGAGTCCGACTTCGTCCTGCTCTTCACCCGGCAGAAGGACGGCGAGGAAGTGGACATCGCCTTCGAGGACGAGATCGTCGAGCCGCTGGAAGGCAGCGACATCGACATCGGCGAGGCGGCGGCCCAGGAACTGGCCGTGGCGCTCGATCCGTACCCGCGCGCGCCGGGCGTCAGCCTGGAATCCCTTGACGCCGAGGTTCTGCGGTTGCAAGAAGCGGACGAACTCGAAGAAAACTCGAATTCCGCTCCCGACCGGGCCCGTGGGATACACGGTCGCCGCGAGGATTGA
- a CDS encoding MerR family transcriptional regulator, translating to MTLSSGDEAVSARRAKSAAAFRTISEVAEELDIPQHVLRFWETKFTQIRPLKRGGGRRYYRPEDVLLLQRIRRLLYDEGYTIKGVQRLLRDGKQSAKPTAAPASSTPVAAEPEAAPDSAEAGEDDVLEEANAEITALRSALEDALNELVVLRAILKTVDPRALKKVNPGQG from the coding sequence ATGACCTTGTCTTCCGGCGATGAGGCGGTATCCGCGCGGCGGGCGAAGTCCGCGGCGGCCTTCCGCACCATCAGCGAAGTGGCCGAGGAACTGGACATCCCCCAGCATGTCCTGCGCTTCTGGGAGACCAAGTTCACGCAGATCCGCCCGCTGAAGCGCGGCGGCGGCCGGCGGTACTATCGCCCCGAAGACGTGCTGCTGCTCCAGCGCATCCGCCGCCTGCTGTATGACGAGGGCTATACGATCAAGGGCGTGCAGCGCCTGCTGCGCGACGGCAAGCAGTCGGCCAAGCCGACGGCCGCGCCAGCATCGTCGACGCCCGTGGCGGCCGAGCCGGAGGCCGCGCCGGACTCCGCCGAGGCCGGCGAGGACGACGTGCTGGAAGAGGCGAACGCCGAGATCACCGCGCTTCGCTCGGCCCTCGAGGACGCACTGAACGAACTGGTCGTGCTCCGCGCCATCCTGAAGACGGTCGATCCGCGGGCGCTGAAGAAGGTGAATCCCGGGCAGGGCTGA
- a CDS encoding integration host factor subunit alpha — protein sequence MAGRTITRAHLSEAVYQEVGLSRNESAALVERVLDEVVTALTRGEMVKISSFGSFAVRQKGRRVGRNPKTGDEVPILPRRVLVFRASHVLKNRINGIVEPIDSSREDD from the coding sequence ATGGCCGGGCGGACTATCACGCGAGCGCATTTGAGCGAGGCCGTCTACCAAGAGGTCGGCCTGTCACGCAACGAATCGGCGGCCCTGGTGGAGCGCGTGCTCGACGAGGTCGTGACGGCGCTTACTCGCGGCGAAATGGTGAAGATATCCTCGTTCGGCAGCTTCGCCGTGCGGCAGAAGGGGCGCCGCGTCGGGCGCAACCCGAAGACCGGCGACGAAGTGCCGATCCTGCCGCGTCGGGTGTTGGTGTTCCGCGCGTCGCACGTCTTGAAGAACCGCATTAATGGAATCGTCGAACCCATTGATTCCAGTCGCGAAGATGATTGA
- a CDS encoding Ldh family oxidoreductase produces the protein MAVMATDALVELATAVLVAAGTEPGNAAVVADALVAADADQIASHGVARLPAYADQVRSGKVDGHARPRLEQTAAATLRVDAADGFAFPAVRLGLDRAIALAPQTGIVAVGVHRSHHFGVAGHHVERLAAAGLVGLAFTNSPAALAPWGGNRPIYGTNPIAFACPRRGQGPLVVDLSLSKVARGRIMVAAQKGEAIPEGWAVDGQGRPTTDAKAALAGTMLPLGDAKGAALALMVELLAAGLTGGNYGFEAGSFFTADGSKPRIGHLFIAIHPPALAGDGFLDRVAILLDAATGQDGVRLPGDRRLAARTQAAAGGVSVPDALLADLRARAG, from the coding sequence ATGGCCGTGATGGCGACGGATGCCCTGGTCGAGCTGGCGACGGCGGTGCTGGTCGCGGCCGGCACCGAACCTGGCAATGCGGCCGTGGTGGCCGACGCGTTGGTGGCGGCCGACGCCGACCAGATCGCCTCGCACGGGGTGGCCCGGCTGCCGGCCTATGCCGACCAGGTGCGGTCAGGCAAGGTCGATGGCCACGCCCGGCCGCGGCTGGAACAGACCGCCGCCGCCACGTTGCGCGTGGATGCCGCGGACGGCTTTGCCTTCCCGGCCGTGCGGCTGGGGCTGGACCGGGCGATCGCCCTGGCGCCGCAGACCGGCATTGTCGCGGTCGGCGTCCATCGCTCGCATCATTTCGGGGTGGCCGGCCACCATGTCGAGCGGCTGGCGGCGGCGGGGTTGGTCGGGCTGGCCTTCACCAATTCGCCGGCCGCCCTGGCGCCCTGGGGCGGAAACCGGCCGATCTATGGCACCAACCCGATCGCGTTCGCCTGTCCCCGCCGCGGGCAGGGGCCGCTCGTGGTCGACCTGTCGCTGTCGAAGGTGGCGCGCGGCCGCATCATGGTGGCGGCCCAGAAGGGCGAGGCGATCCCCGAAGGCTGGGCGGTGGACGGGCAGGGGCGGCCGACCACCGATGCCAAGGCGGCGCTGGCGGGCACGATGCTGCCGCTGGGCGATGCCAAGGGCGCGGCGCTGGCCCTGATGGTGGAACTGCTGGCGGCCGGGCTGACGGGCGGAAACTATGGCTTCGAGGCCGGGTCGTTCTTCACGGCGGACGGCAGCAAGCCCCGCATCGGCCATCTCTTCATCGCCATCCACCCGCCGGCCCTGGCCGGCGACGGGTTTCTCGATCGGGTCGCCATCCTGCTCGACGCGGCGACGGGGCAGGACGGGGTGCGGCTGCCGGGGGACCGGCGGCTGGCGGCCCGCACGCAAGCCGCGGCCGGCGGCGTGTCCGTGCCCGATGCCCTCCTGGCCGACCTGCGTGCCCGGGCAGGATAG
- a CDS encoding DMT family transporter, which yields MADSPQSTPTRAGARPPSVARGILCMLVATVAFMLMQAGIRHMTGELHPFVVAFFRTSFGLVVLAPWVLRMGSRAWKSTKPSVHLFRGTINTVSMLCNFVALSITPLAQVTALSFTAPLFATLGAILFLGERVRLRRWLAIGAGFLGALVILRPGLVEVGTGPLLALTSSALWAMAMLIIKVQSRTDSSITITLYMALVMSPLALLAALPFWTWPSAWQFLILFGISTLGTIGQVALAQSFREADTTVVLPFDFLKLIWATALGFTLFGEVPDLWTWVGGTVIFTSTVYIAWREAKARRHAKTAGDGRPATR from the coding sequence ATGGCAGATTCCCCCCAGAGTACCCCAACGCGGGCCGGCGCACGGCCGCCGTCGGTTGCCCGCGGCATCCTCTGCATGCTGGTGGCGACCGTGGCCTTCATGCTGATGCAGGCCGGCATCCGCCACATGACGGGCGAACTGCACCCGTTCGTCGTCGCCTTCTTCCGCACCTCGTTCGGGCTGGTGGTGCTGGCGCCCTGGGTCCTGCGCATGGGGTCGCGCGCCTGGAAATCGACCAAGCCCAGCGTCCACCTGTTTCGCGGCACGATCAACACCGTGTCGATGCTGTGCAACTTCGTGGCGCTGTCGATCACGCCCCTGGCACAGGTGACGGCGTTGTCCTTCACGGCACCCCTGTTCGCCACGCTGGGGGCCATTCTGTTCCTGGGCGAGCGCGTGCGGCTGCGGCGCTGGCTGGCGATCGGGGCGGGGTTCCTGGGTGCGCTCGTCATCCTGCGGCCCGGGCTGGTGGAGGTCGGCACCGGCCCCTTGCTGGCACTCACCTCGTCGGCGCTGTGGGCGATGGCGATGCTGATCATCAAGGTGCAGTCGCGCACCGATTCCAGCATCACCATCACCCTCTACATGGCGCTCGTGATGTCGCCGCTGGCGCTGCTGGCGGCCCTGCCCTTCTGGACTTGGCCAAGCGCCTGGCAGTTCCTCATCCTCTTCGGCATCTCGACCCTGGGCACAATAGGCCAGGTGGCGCTGGCCCAGTCCTTCCGGGAGGCCGACACGACGGTCGTGCTCCCGTTCGATTTCCTGAAGCTGATCTGGGCGACGGCCCTGGGTTTCACGCTCTTCGGCGAGGTGCCGGACCTGTGGACCTGGGTCGGCGGCACGGTCATCTTCACCTCCACCGTCTATATCGCGTGGCGCGAGGCCAAGGCCCGGCGCCACGCCAAGACGGCAGGCGACGGACGACCGGCAACGCGCTAG
- a CDS encoding ubiquinol-cytochrome C chaperone family protein, with protein sequence MALGRWFSRKEGPEAAAAALYVTVVEQARRPDFYIQAAVPDSIDGRFELIALHTFLVLHRLAPDAEASDLSQALFDRFFADMDRSLREMGVGDMGIGKRIQHMAQSFYGRMSVYREALAGDDAGLEAALRRNLYGTVPATEAPPVAAVAAYVRAVVADLASQPAQGLMAGKARFPEPPSIPASGQPA encoded by the coding sequence ATGGCACTGGGTCGGTGGTTTTCGCGAAAGGAAGGTCCGGAGGCGGCCGCGGCGGCACTCTATGTGACGGTGGTCGAGCAGGCCCGCCGGCCGGACTTCTATATCCAGGCCGCCGTGCCGGATTCGATCGACGGCCGGTTCGAGTTGATCGCGCTCCATACCTTCCTGGTCCTGCACCGGCTGGCGCCCGACGCCGAGGCCAGCGACCTGTCGCAGGCCCTGTTCGACCGGTTCTTCGCCGACATGGACCGCAGCCTGCGCGAGATGGGGGTGGGCGACATGGGCATCGGCAAGCGGATCCAGCACATGGCCCAGAGCTTCTATGGACGCATGTCGGTCTATCGCGAGGCCCTGGCCGGTGACGATGCCGGCCTGGAGGCCGCGCTCCGCCGCAACCTCTATGGCACCGTGCCGGCGACGGAGGCCCCGCCGGTGGCGGCCGTCGCCGCCTATGTGCGCGCCGTCGTCGCCGACCTGGCCAGCCAGCCCGCCCAGGGGCTGATGGCCGGCAAGGCGCGGTTTCCAGAGCCTCCCTCCATCCCAGCATCCGGACAGCCCGCATGA
- a CDS encoding peptide deformylase codes for MTVLPILRYPDARLRLPCQPVAVFDDALRRLAQDLVETMRAAPGIGITAGHVGVALRLVAIELEPAGGPCFYVNPVVEWASDERARHMEGSVSMPGVSDEVERPARVRVRFQDLDGQMQSEEAHGLAAVCLQHEIDQLDGVFWLQRLSRLKRDRLVRRFEKRGDPANLV; via the coding sequence ATGACGGTCCTGCCGATCCTTCGCTATCCCGACGCGCGCCTGCGCCTGCCCTGCCAGCCGGTCGCGGTCTTCGACGATGCCCTGCGGCGGCTGGCCCAGGACCTGGTCGAGACGATGCGCGCGGCGCCCGGCATCGGCATCACCGCGGGCCATGTCGGGGTGGCGCTGCGTCTTGTCGCGATCGAGCTCGAACCGGCTGGCGGCCCGTGCTTCTACGTCAACCCGGTCGTGGAATGGGCATCGGACGAGCGCGCCCGCCACATGGAGGGTAGCGTGTCGATGCCCGGTGTTTCGGACGAGGTGGAGCGGCCCGCCCGGGTGCGCGTGCGCTTTCAGGACCTGGACGGGCAGATGCAGTCGGAGGAAGCCCACGGGCTGGCCGCGGTCTGCCTGCAGCACGAGATCGACCAACTCGACGGCGTCTTCTGGCTCCAGCGCCTGTCGCGCCTGAAGCGCGACCGGCTGGTGCGGCGGTTCGAGAAGCGGGGCGACCCGGCAAATCTGGTCTAG
- a CDS encoding outer membrane protein assembly factor BamE, with amino-acid sequence MTVPTKILAAAVCAGLFGAACSPIVQQHGNLIASEKLNEIRPGATTKDEVQRILGTPSTLSTFNDRSWYYVSRRTSQVAFFAPSTESQESVAIDFDTSGVVAGVRQFDLRDSKSVELVARQTPSVGKELGFLEQLIGNIGKFNAARRTDSGNRGEI; translated from the coding sequence ATGACCGTGCCCACGAAAATTCTCGCCGCAGCCGTCTGCGCCGGCCTGTTCGGTGCCGCCTGCTCGCCGATCGTGCAGCAGCATGGCAATCTGATCGCATCCGAGAAGCTGAACGAGATCCGCCCCGGTGCCACCACCAAGGACGAGGTGCAGCGCATCCTGGGCACGCCGTCGACGCTCTCCACCTTCAACGATCGCAGCTGGTACTATGTCAGCCGGCGGACCTCCCAGGTCGCCTTCTTCGCCCCTTCGACGGAATCGCAAGAGTCGGTCGCGATCGACTTCGACACGTCGGGCGTCGTCGCCGGCGTCCGGCAGTTCGACCTGCGCGACAGCAAGTCGGTGGAACTGGTAGCCCGCCAGACCCCGTCCGTCGGCAAGGAGCTGGGCTTCCTGGAACAGCTGATCGGCAATATCGGCAAGTTCAACGCCGCGCGGCGTACCGACTCCGGCAACCGCGGCGAAATCTGA
- the rpmF gene encoding 50S ribosomal protein L32: MAVPKKKTSKSRRNMRRSHHALVPQAHAECANCGELKRPHHVCGSCGHYDGREVVAAAGA, encoded by the coding sequence ATGGCCGTTCCGAAAAAGAAGACTTCCAAGTCCCGCCGCAACATGCGCCGCTCGCACCATGCCCTGGTGCCCCAGGCCCATGCCGAGTGCGCCAACTGCGGCGAGCTGAAGCGCCCGCACCATGTCTGTGGCTCGTGCGGCCATTATGACGGCCGTGAGGTCGTGGCGGCGGCTGGCGCCTGA
- a CDS encoding sulfite exporter TauE/SafE family protein, with translation MTLVIVLFLIGAGLAGFVSGLVGFAFALVAAPVWLRVLDPLEVIGLVVCFGVLTQGYALWNMRRELDLAPSLPFIAGGLLGVPLGVWIVRSLDPHSFQFAVGIFMILYTGYLLARPEVGRIRGGGRPADAAIGFVSGVMGGMTGFSGPIVTLWCALRPWGKYEQRQAYQPYLLVMHVTTIVSLAVAGTLTRQTGELFLIGTPLVVAGLWAGFRLYSRIDDQAYRRIVLWLLLASGFSLLW, from the coding sequence ATGACGCTGGTCATCGTCCTGTTCCTGATCGGGGCGGGGCTGGCCGGCTTCGTGTCGGGCCTGGTCGGCTTCGCCTTCGCGCTGGTGGCGGCCCCCGTGTGGCTGCGCGTGCTGGATCCGCTGGAAGTGATCGGGCTCGTCGTCTGCTTCGGCGTGCTGACCCAGGGCTATGCCTTGTGGAACATGCGCCGCGAACTGGACCTGGCACCGTCGCTGCCCTTCATCGCCGGCGGGCTGCTGGGCGTGCCGCTCGGGGTGTGGATCGTGCGCTCGCTCGACCCGCATTCCTTCCAGTTCGCCGTCGGCATCTTCATGATCCTCTATACGGGCTACCTGCTGGCCAGGCCCGAGGTCGGGCGCATCCGCGGCGGCGGGCGGCCCGCCGATGCCGCCATCGGCTTCGTCAGCGGAGTGATGGGCGGCATGACCGGCTTCAGCGGCCCGATCGTCACGCTCTGGTGCGCGCTCCGCCCCTGGGGCAAGTACGAGCAGCGGCAGGCCTACCAGCCCTACCTGCTGGTCATGCATGTGACGACGATCGTCTCGTTGGCCGTGGCCGGCACCCTGACCCGGCAGACGGGCGAGCTGTTCCTGATCGGCACGCCGCTGGTGGTGGCGGGCCTTTGGGCGGGCTTCCGCCTCTACAGCCGGATCGACGACCAGGCCTATCGCCGGATCGTGCTGTGGCTGCTGCTGGCCTCCGGATTCTCTCTGCTGTGGTGA
- a CDS encoding response regulator: MPYPASWAAIRPLVVEDEAPVALMLQGILRDIGFGEPVTVHSIAEAAGHLARHPVDFAIVDLHLGGRMALPLAADFLRRGVRFMFCTGARKDAIPDEFLAVPVLRKPFTPEDLIAAIHATLGPTDRS, from the coding sequence GTGCCTTATCCTGCGTCCTGGGCCGCCATCCGGCCGCTGGTCGTCGAGGACGAGGCACCGGTCGCGCTCATGCTGCAGGGAATATTGAGGGACATCGGGTTCGGCGAACCCGTCACCGTTCATTCGATCGCCGAGGCGGCCGGCCACCTCGCCCGCCATCCGGTCGACTTCGCCATCGTCGACCTGCATCTCGGCGGACGCATGGCGCTGCCGCTGGCAGCCGATTTCCTCCGACGGGGCGTGCGATTCATGTTCTGCACCGGCGCCCGGAAGGATGCGATCCCCGACGAGTTCCTGGCGGTGCCGGTCCTGCGGAAGCCGTTCACGCCGGAAGACCTGATCGCGGCCATACACGCGACGCTCGGCCCAACGGACCGCTCTTGA